One window of Candidatus Binataceae bacterium genomic DNA carries:
- a CDS encoding nitroreductase, translating to MPLAEGRVPREVVEELIELATCAPNHRLTEPWRFTIVEGDGLEHLGRFWGARTAAKAEPAQRDKIIDNEVRKLKRAPLVIVVSTRTADDPEMAEEDFAATAAAVENILVAAHARGLAAMWRTGKMVHDPEVKRYLGLDPSDRIVASIYLGHTALAEAKPMPRQLTSVIRWIDGAQA from the coding sequence ATGCCTCTAGCGGAAGGCCGGGTTCCGCGCGAAGTGGTCGAGGAGCTGATCGAGTTGGCGACATGCGCGCCCAACCATCGCCTGACCGAACCGTGGCGTTTCACGATCGTGGAAGGCGACGGGCTGGAGCACCTGGGTCGCTTCTGGGGCGCGCGAACGGCGGCCAAAGCGGAGCCGGCGCAGCGCGATAAGATCATCGATAACGAGGTGCGCAAGCTCAAGCGAGCCCCGCTCGTGATAGTGGTCAGTACGCGGACGGCGGACGATCCGGAAATGGCGGAGGAAGATTTTGCGGCCACCGCCGCCGCGGTCGAAAATATCCTGGTGGCGGCGCACGCCCGCGGCTTAGCGGCGATGTGGCGAACGGGAAAAATGGTCCACGATCCCGAGGTCAAGCGCTATCTCGGACTGGACCCGTCGGATCGCATCGTGGCCTCGATTTATCTGGGACACACCGCGTTGGCCGAAGCCAAGCCAATGCCGCGCCAGCT